A part of Lacinutrix sp. 5H-3-7-4 genomic DNA contains:
- a CDS encoding NAD(P)/FAD-dependent oxidoreductase, whose protein sequence is MIKDVIIIGGGAAGFFAAINIAEQNPDLKITILERGKEVLTKVKVSGGGRCNVTHAEFIPQDLVTNYPRGEKELLGPFHTFMTGDTIAWFEERGVELKIEEDGRMFPVSNSSQTIIDCFVNQANKYNVEVLKNQSVNTIKNENEVWELTTKNSIYKGKKLIVATGSNPKIWKLLEGFSHHIVKPVPSLFTFNIKDSRINDIPGVVAQNVTVKVLDSHLESSGPLLITHWGFSAPAILKLSAFGALELAKRNYNFDIEINFVNQASEDTIEALKQIKKDASKKAIYNYSQFNLPKRLWQKLVLAAGITEQLRWADANKEQLQKLNNQLTKAVFSVSGKSTFKEEFVTAGGIDLKEINFKTFESKHHKNLFFAGEVINVDAVTGGFNFQNAWTSAYIVSQNIANS, encoded by the coding sequence ATGATTAAAGATGTTATTATAATTGGAGGTGGCGCAGCAGGCTTTTTTGCAGCAATAAATATTGCAGAGCAAAATCCTGATTTAAAAATAACCATTTTAGAAAGAGGTAAAGAGGTTTTAACTAAAGTAAAAGTATCTGGTGGTGGACGTTGTAATGTTACTCATGCAGAGTTTATACCTCAGGACTTGGTAACTAATTACCCAAGAGGTGAAAAAGAGCTTTTAGGACCATTTCATACTTTCATGACTGGAGATACCATTGCTTGGTTTGAAGAACGTGGAGTAGAATTAAAAATTGAAGAAGATGGTCGCATGTTTCCCGTTTCAAATTCATCTCAAACAATAATAGATTGTTTTGTAAATCAAGCAAATAAATACAATGTAGAAGTATTAAAAAATCAATCTGTAAATACCATTAAAAATGAAAATGAAGTTTGGGAACTTACTACTAAAAATAGCATTTATAAAGGCAAAAAACTTATTGTCGCAACAGGTAGTAATCCTAAAATATGGAAACTTTTAGAAGGTTTTAGCCATCATATTGTAAAGCCAGTACCATCATTATTTACATTTAATATTAAAGACTCGAGGATTAATGATATTCCGGGAGTAGTTGCACAAAATGTAACCGTAAAAGTTTTAGACTCGCACTTAGAATCTAGCGGCCCATTATTAATAACACATTGGGGATTTAGTGCTCCAGCAATATTAAAACTATCTGCTTTTGGAGCTTTAGAATTGGCTAAACGTAATTATAATTTTGATATAGAAATTAATTTTGTAAATCAAGCAAGTGAAGATACAATTGAAGCTTTAAAACAAATAAAAAAGGACGCTTCTAAAAAAGCAATATATAACTATTCACAATTTAACCTACCCAAAAGGCTGTGGCAAAAATTAGTTTTGGCAGCCGGAATTACAGAGCAATTACGTTGGGCAGACGCAAATAAAGAGCAATTACAAAAACTAAACAATCAACTTACAAAAGCAGTGTTTTCAGTATCTGGAAAAAGCACCTTTAAAGAAGAGTTTGTAACAGCTGGTGGTATAGATTTAAAAGAAATAAATTTTAAAACATTTGAAAGTAAGCACCATAAAAATCTCTTTTTTGCAGGCGAAGTCATCAATGTAGATGCTGTAACCGGTGGTTTTAATTTTCAAAACGCATGGACTAGCGCCTACATTGTTTCTCAAAATATAGCTAATAGCTAA
- the speB gene encoding agmatinase, with protein MQTKTYAGIGEEFSKLETSKIVLIPVPYDGTSTWQKGADKGPDAFLNASENMELYDIETETEVYKQGIYLADAVTENTSPEAMVDAVHKATKKYIKKNKFVTIFGGEHSISIGTIRAFNEMYPSLTVLQLDAHADLRKEYEGSKCNHACAVYEASQTTNLIQVGIRSMDVIETTVMDKEKTYFAHEMAIDDTWMDSAVDQMTENVFITIDLDAFDPSIMPSTGTPEPGGLLWYETLEFLKQVFAEKNVVGFDIVELCPNKIDKSSDFLAAKLYYKMLSYKFENDDAEADYDNAYENVKQKNNSAKYNEDDEY; from the coding sequence ATGCAAACTAAAACTTATGCAGGTATTGGAGAAGAATTCTCTAAACTTGAAACATCAAAAATTGTATTAATACCTGTGCCTTACGATGGTACAAGTACTTGGCAAAAAGGCGCAGATAAAGGTCCAGATGCATTTTTAAATGCTTCAGAAAATATGGAGCTATACGACATTGAAACAGAAACCGAAGTTTACAAACAAGGTATTTATCTGGCAGATGCTGTAACAGAAAATACTTCGCCAGAAGCAATGGTAGATGCTGTGCATAAAGCAACTAAAAAGTACATTAAAAAAAATAAGTTTGTTACCATATTTGGAGGAGAACACTCTATTTCTATAGGTACTATTCGTGCTTTTAATGAAATGTACCCAAGCTTAACAGTTTTACAGCTTGATGCGCATGCAGATTTGCGTAAGGAGTACGAAGGCTCAAAATGTAACCATGCCTGTGCAGTTTACGAGGCTAGCCAAACAACTAACCTAATTCAAGTAGGTATTCGTTCTATGGATGTTATAGAAACGACTGTAATGGACAAAGAGAAAACATATTTTGCACATGAAATGGCTATAGATGATACTTGGATGGATAGTGCAGTAGATCAAATGACCGAGAATGTATTTATCACTATAGATTTAGATGCATTCGATCCTTCAATAATGCCAAGTACAGGAACACCAGAACCTGGCGGTTTATTATGGTATGAAACATTAGAATTTTTAAAGCAAGTATTCGCAGAGAAAAATGTAGTAGGTTTTGATATTGTCGAGTTATGCCCAAATAAAATTGATAAATCTTCAGATTTTTTAGCCGCAAAATTATACTACAAAATGCTAAGCTATAAATTTGAAAATGATGATGCCGAAGCAGATTACGACAATGCTTACGAGAATGTAAAACAAAAAAATAACAGTGCTAAATACAACGAAGACGATGAATACTAA
- a CDS encoding ASCH domain-containing protein, with translation MKPYYFIFFLIFFQCKNNIESNSIQDDTIENSVNTMWNNFTKANPEYKTEAVPDSWFFHDNKSDANRLAQLTLNGKKRASSGLYLWYKEANAGLPKVGTKQIVTNYNGRAIAIIETKKVDTIPFSNITKAYAALDMGTTIEPLKKWKNAHWAFFTNALKESGKQPTQNMLVVCEVFETIWPIKK, from the coding sequence ATGAAACCATATTATTTTATCTTTTTTTTGATTTTTTTTCAATGTAAAAACAACATTGAAAGTAATTCTATACAAGATGATACTATTGAAAACTCGGTGAATACAATGTGGAATAATTTTACTAAAGCAAATCCTGAGTATAAAACTGAAGCTGTTCCAGATTCTTGGTTTTTTCACGACAATAAAAGTGATGCAAATAGGTTAGCACAGCTTACTTTAAATGGAAAAAAAAGAGCCAGTTCTGGTTTATATTTATGGTACAAAGAGGCAAATGCAGGTTTACCTAAGGTTGGAACAAAACAAATAGTTACCAATTATAACGGGCGCGCCATTGCTATAATTGAAACTAAAAAAGTAGATACTATACCATTTAGTAATATCACTAAAGCTTATGCTGCGTTAGATATGGGAACTACTATAGAGCCACTTAAAAAGTGGAAAAATGCACATTGGGCATTTTTTACAAATGCACTAAAAGAAAGTGGCAAGCAACCTACACAAAACATGCTAGTGGTTTGTGAGGTTTTTGAAACTATTTGGCCAATAAAAAAGTAA
- a CDS encoding glycerophosphodiester phosphodiesterase family protein yields MQTLNIGHRGAKGYVTENTIASVNKALELKVDGIEIDVHLCKSGELVVFHDFTLDRLTNGTGEVSSYTLKELQELKVEQEHKIPTLQEVLNTINKKCLLNIELKGKNTASKTVELIESYIQNQQWNYSNFIVSSFQHKELTVMYNLNSKIPLGVLTKANLEEAITFAKTIETKILHPNFALLSENNVKNAQKNGYIINTWTVNTPKAIARMKKYNVNAIISDFPDRVL; encoded by the coding sequence ATGCAAACATTAAATATTGGACATAGAGGCGCAAAAGGATACGTTACAGAAAACACAATAGCTTCTGTAAATAAAGCCTTAGAACTAAAGGTTGATGGTATAGAAATAGATGTTCACCTATGTAAAAGTGGAGAGTTAGTTGTTTTTCATGATTTTACACTAGATCGTTTAACCAATGGAACAGGCGAAGTATCAAGCTATACCTTGAAAGAACTACAAGAACTAAAGGTTGAACAAGAGCATAAAATACCAACGCTACAAGAAGTGCTAAATACAATAAACAAAAAATGTCTTTTAAATATTGAGTTAAAAGGAAAAAATACAGCTTCAAAAACAGTAGAACTAATAGAAAGCTATATACAAAACCAACAATGGAATTATAGTAATTTTATAGTATCTAGTTTTCAGCATAAAGAACTAACAGTAATGTATAACTTAAATTCTAAAATTCCATTAGGTGTTTTAACCAAAGCAAATTTAGAAGAAGCAATTACTTTTGCAAAAACTATAGAAACTAAAATTTTACACCCTAACTTTGCGCTTTTAAGTGAAAACAATGTAAAAAATGCCCAAAAAAATGGGTATATTATAAATACATGGACAGTAAACACGCCTAAAGCAATTGCAAGAATGAAAAAATACAATGTAAATGCTATAATTAGTGATTTTCCCGATAGAGTATTATGA
- a CDS encoding TetR/AcrR family transcriptional regulator: MDKKQRIILTMLELVVEQGVHATPMSQVAKEAGVAVGTIYHYFKNKEQIIEEIYSMICQDFGTVLMANVPKEDTFEKQYRVMWLNLYNYFLGNPLAFKFMEFVGVPPIINSEIRLKSVMHFNTIRDTFLSAILKKEVRDVHVRLILQMSMGNVISATRLKFKKELPMTNVQIEDAIKMSWDSIKI; the protein is encoded by the coding sequence ATGGACAAAAAACAAAGAATTATTTTAACCATGCTTGAACTTGTGGTTGAGCAAGGTGTTCACGCAACTCCTATGTCTCAAGTTGCCAAAGAAGCTGGTGTTGCTGTAGGAACAATTTATCATTATTTTAAAAACAAAGAGCAAATTATTGAAGAAATCTACTCTATGATTTGTCAAGACTTTGGAACTGTTTTAATGGCTAATGTACCTAAAGAAGATACTTTTGAAAAGCAATACAGAGTTATGTGGTTAAATTTATACAACTACTTTTTAGGAAATCCTCTTGCTTTTAAATTTATGGAGTTTGTTGGTGTACCACCAATTATTAACTCTGAAATTAGATTAAAAAGCGTTATGCATTTTAATACTATAAGAGATACTTTTTTATCTGCAATTTTGAAAAAAGAAGTTAGAGATGTACATGTTCGCTTAATTTTACAAATGTCAATGGGCAATGTAATTTCTGCTACACGCCTAAAGTTTAAAAAAGAACTACCAATGACTAATGTACAAATTGAAGATGCTATTAAAATGTCTTGGGATTCTATAAAAATATAA
- a CDS encoding diphosphomevalonate/mevalonate 3,5-bisphosphate decarboxylase family protein — translation MTAEEFIPFNLKSTVENGEIKWASPSNIALVKYWGKKEHQIPENQSISFTLSDCKTITKLKYEAKAKTTNSFDFQVYLDGERKPDFEPKIEVFFNRIQQYFPFLKTLKFTIETENTFPHSSGIASSASGMSALALCLMSIEKQLNPEITESYFNKKASFIARLGSGSACRSIQGDLVVWGAHNEIENSSDLYGVKYPYQVHDNFKNYQDTILLVDKGEKQVSSTVGHNLMHGHPFAKQRFKQANNNISEIKNILKSGDLKAFIALVESEALTLHAMMMTSMPYFILMKPNTLEIINKIWSFRKATNLNICFTLDAGANVHILYPEKEKEQILEFIKTQLVAYCQNGHYICDTVGLGAKKM, via the coding sequence ATGACTGCAGAAGAGTTTATCCCTTTTAATTTAAAATCAACAGTTGAAAACGGAGAAATTAAATGGGCTTCACCAAGTAATATAGCCCTAGTTAAATATTGGGGGAAAAAAGAACATCAAATTCCTGAGAATCAATCTATAAGTTTTACGTTAAGCGACTGTAAAACAATAACTAAATTGAAATATGAAGCTAAAGCCAAAACGACTAATAGTTTTGATTTTCAAGTGTATTTAGATGGTGAAAGAAAACCAGATTTTGAACCTAAAATTGAAGTTTTTTTTAATAGAATTCAACAATATTTCCCTTTTCTTAAAACATTAAAATTTACAATAGAAACAGAAAATACTTTTCCGCATAGTTCTGGTATTGCTTCGTCTGCATCTGGTATGAGTGCATTGGCGTTATGTTTAATGAGTATTGAAAAGCAATTAAACCCAGAGATTACAGAAAGCTATTTTAATAAAAAAGCTTCATTTATAGCTAGATTAGGTTCGGGTAGTGCATGTAGAAGTATTCAAGGAGACTTAGTGGTTTGGGGAGCACATAATGAGATAGAAAATAGTAGTGATTTATATGGTGTTAAATATCCTTACCAAGTACATGATAATTTTAAAAACTATCAAGACACAATCCTGCTAGTAGATAAAGGAGAAAAGCAGGTGAGTAGTACAGTAGGCCATAATTTAATGCATGGTCATCCATTTGCAAAACAAAGGTTTAAACAGGCTAACAATAATATTTCTGAAATAAAAAATATTTTAAAATCTGGAGATTTAAAAGCATTTATAGCATTAGTAGAAAGCGAAGCATTAACGTTACATGCCATGATGATGACAAGCATGCCATATTTTATTTTAATGAAACCAAATACATTAGAGATAATAAATAAAATATGGAGTTTTAGAAAAGCAACCAATTTAAATATTTGTTTTACTCTAGATGCTGGAGCAAATGTTCACATATTATATCCTGAAAAAGAAAAAGAACAAATTTTAGAGTTTATTAAGACTCAGTTAGTTGCATATTGCCAAAACGGTCACTATATTTGTGATACTGTAGGTTTAGGAGCAAAAAAAATGTAA
- a CDS encoding geranylgeranylglycerol-phosphate geranylgeranyltransferase, with translation MLTRKQKHILLKFFSLFSVVRGYNILVIVIAQYLTSVYIFAHNIPAKKVLLDINLLMLVLASAVVVAAGYIINSFYDSEKDLINRPNKTMLDKLVSQNTKLSFYFVLNFSSIIMASYVSFSAVVFFSIYIFAIWFYSHKLKKTPLLGNIISALLTIAPFFIIFIYYKNFDTVIFVHASFLFLIIAIRELAKDLENMKGDLALNYRTIPVVYGEAVSKKMITFLIVLSLIPLYFLINKYQIGYMYYYFYIAIGLLIIFLLFLWKSSTKIHYVILHNILKFILVAGVFSILLIDINLVLKRIF, from the coding sequence ATGTTAACAAGAAAACAGAAACACATTCTACTTAAATTTTTTAGTCTGTTTTCTGTAGTTCGTGGATATAATATTTTGGTTATTGTAATAGCTCAATATTTAACTTCGGTATATATATTCGCTCATAATATTCCTGCAAAAAAAGTACTGCTAGACATAAATTTACTTATGCTAGTTCTAGCATCTGCAGTAGTTGTAGCAGCAGGATATATAATAAATAGTTTTTACGACTCAGAAAAAGATTTAATAAATAGGCCTAACAAAACAATGTTAGATAAGTTGGTAAGCCAAAACACCAAATTGTCATTTTATTTTGTACTTAATTTTTCTTCAATAATTATGGCGAGCTATGTTTCGTTTAGTGCTGTAGTTTTCTTTTCTATCTATATTTTTGCTATTTGGTTTTATTCACATAAATTAAAAAAAACACCTTTATTAGGGAATATTATTTCGGCATTATTAACAATAGCGCCATTTTTCATCATTTTTATATATTATAAAAACTTCGATACAGTAATATTTGTTCATGCTTCTTTTTTGTTCTTAATAATTGCAATTAGAGAATTAGCTAAAGACTTAGAAAATATGAAAGGAGATTTAGCTCTTAATTATAGAACAATACCAGTAGTTTATGGAGAAGCGGTTTCAAAAAAAATGATCACTTTTTTAATTGTTCTGTCATTAATACCATTATATTTTTTAATAAATAAATATCAAATAGGTTACATGTATTACTATTTCTATATAGCTATAGGTTTACTTATTATATTTTTATTGTTTTTGTGGAAATCCTCAACAAAAATACACTATGTTATACTGCACAATATTTTAAAATTTATTCTTGTAGCTGGAGTATTTAGTATCTTGTTGATTGATATTAATCTGGTATTGAAAAGAATTTTTTAA
- a CDS encoding carbon-nitrogen hydrolase family protein has product MKNTLKIAMAQISPVLLNKVETLKKVEDTIVEAGMLGCELIVFGEALVPGYPFWLALTGGAEWNTKVNKELHAEYVRNAIQVEDGELDTVCELAKQHKIAVYLGIMERAKNRGGHSIYASLVYINEHGEIQSIHRKLQPTYDERLTWSPGDGNGLKVHKLKQFTVGGLNCWENWMPLPRTALYGLGENLHIAVWPGSDHNTKDITRFIARESRSFVVSVSSIMTKDKFPKQIPHRDKILKNCPETLANGGSCIAGPDGEWILEPVINTEALIIQTIDFNRVYEERQNFDPVGHYSRPDVTKLTVNRERQSTVEYND; this is encoded by the coding sequence ATGAAAAACACCTTAAAAATAGCGATGGCACAAATTTCTCCTGTGCTATTAAATAAAGTTGAAACACTTAAAAAAGTTGAAGATACAATAGTAGAAGCAGGAATGTTAGGTTGCGAACTTATAGTTTTTGGTGAAGCTTTAGTACCTGGTTATCCTTTTTGGTTGGCATTAACTGGTGGAGCAGAATGGAATACAAAAGTGAATAAAGAATTGCATGCAGAATATGTTAGAAACGCTATTCAAGTCGAAGATGGCGAATTAGATACCGTTTGCGAGTTAGCAAAACAACATAAAATAGCAGTATATTTAGGTATTATGGAGCGTGCTAAAAACCGTGGCGGACATTCAATTTACGCCTCTTTGGTTTACATTAACGAACATGGAGAAATACAATCTATACACAGAAAACTACAACCAACCTATGATGAGAGGTTAACATGGTCTCCAGGTGATGGAAATGGTTTAAAAGTGCATAAATTAAAGCAATTTACAGTTGGTGGTTTAAACTGTTGGGAAAACTGGATGCCATTGCCACGTACGGCATTATATGGTTTAGGTGAAAATTTACATATAGCAGTTTGGCCAGGAAGTGACCATAATACTAAAGATATTACACGTTTTATTGCAAGAGAATCACGCTCATTTGTAGTTTCGGTATCTAGTATAATGACCAAAGATAAATTTCCAAAACAAATACCACATCGAGATAAAATACTAAAAAACTGTCCAGAAACATTGGCTAATGGAGGTAGTTGTATTGCAGGACCAGATGGCGAATGGATTTTAGAACCAGTTATTAATACTGAAGCGTTAATTATACAAACTATAGATTTTAATCGTGTATACGAAGAACGCCAAAATTTCGATCCCGTTGGTCATTATTCAAGGCCAGACGTTACCAAATTAACAGTAAATAGAGAAAGGCAATCTACAGTAGAATATAACGATTAA
- a CDS encoding arginine decarboxylase, with amino-acid sequence MNTKYIDLINQTFDFPQEEFKLEKNQLQFHDIDLMKLVEEYGAPLKFTYLPQISNNIQRAKQWFANAIEKHDYKGTYNYCYCTKSSHFKHVLNEALTNNIHIETSSAFDIDIVENLKAEGKITNETFVISNGFKRAQYVTNIARLINNGQKNCIPIIDNYEEIDLLSAEIKGNYNIGIRIASEEEPKFEFYTSRLGIGYKNIVPFYKNKIQNNEKVNLKMLHFFINTGIRDNAYYWNELQKCLKVYTSLKKICPSLNSLNIGGGFPIKNSLAFDFDYEYMVDEIVNQIKLTCEEEEVDVPNIFTEFGSFTVGESGGAIYEVLYQKQQNDREKWNMINSSFITTLPDTWAINKRFIMLAINRWESSYERVLLGGLTCDSDDYYNSEQHMNAIYLPKYNKDKPLYIGFFNTGAYQETIGGFGGLQHCLIPSPKHILINKDKDGNITTKLFSEQQKSEDLLKILGYAN; translated from the coding sequence ATGAATACAAAATATATTGATTTAATCAATCAAACTTTTGATTTTCCTCAAGAAGAATTCAAACTTGAAAAAAATCAACTTCAGTTTCATGATATTGATCTTATGAAATTGGTAGAAGAATATGGTGCGCCTTTAAAGTTTACCTATTTGCCACAAATATCAAATAATATACAGCGAGCAAAACAATGGTTTGCAAATGCTATAGAAAAACATGATTATAAAGGAACTTACAATTATTGCTATTGTACAAAAAGCTCACACTTTAAGCATGTTTTAAACGAGGCATTAACTAATAATATTCATATAGAAACATCATCTGCTTTCGATATTGATATTGTAGAGAACCTAAAAGCAGAAGGCAAAATAACAAACGAAACATTTGTTATAAGTAACGGTTTTAAACGTGCACAGTATGTAACAAACATTGCAAGGTTAATTAATAACGGACAAAAAAACTGTATTCCAATTATCGATAATTACGAAGAAATAGATTTGTTGTCTGCAGAAATAAAAGGTAATTACAACATTGGTATTCGTATAGCATCAGAAGAAGAACCTAAGTTCGAGTTTTATACATCACGTTTAGGAATTGGCTACAAAAACATTGTTCCTTTTTACAAAAATAAAATTCAAAACAATGAAAAGGTCAACCTTAAAATGTTGCACTTTTTTATAAATACAGGTATTCGTGATAATGCTTATTACTGGAATGAATTACAAAAATGTTTAAAAGTATATACAAGCTTAAAAAAAATATGTCCAAGCTTAAATAGCTTAAATATTGGTGGTGGATTTCCTATTAAAAACTCATTAGCATTCGACTTTGACTATGAGTATATGGTAGACGAGATTGTAAACCAAATTAAACTTACATGTGAGGAAGAAGAAGTAGATGTACCAAACATATTTACAGAATTTGGAAGTTTTACAGTAGGTGAAAGTGGTGGAGCAATTTACGAGGTGTTATACCAAAAGCAACAAAACGATCGTGAGAAATGGAACATGATAAATTCATCGTTTATAACAACTCTTCCAGATACATGGGCTATAAATAAACGTTTTATAATGCTAGCAATAAATAGATGGGAGTCTAGTTATGAACGTGTTTTGCTTGGAGGTTTAACCTGTGATAGTGATGATTATTATAATAGCGAACAACACATGAATGCCATTTATTTACCAAAATATAATAAAGACAAACCTTTATATATAGGGTTTTTTAATACAGGTGCTTACCAAGAAACTATAGGAGGTTTTGGAGGTTTGCAACACTGCTTAATACCGTCGCCAAAACACATTTTAATAAATAAAGATAAAGACGGAAACATTACAACAAAACTATTTAGCGAACAACAAAAAAGTGAAGACTTACTTAAAATTTTAGGTTATGCAAACTAA
- a CDS encoding pseudouridine synthase, giving the protein MSKQSGQRQGKSKASGNSKSSGRGAGNVKSKSFARGNAPIKKQSSPKKASNSNEIRLNKYVANAGICSRRDADVHIATGLVTVNGKVVTEMGYKVKLEDEVRYDGARINPEKKAYVLLNKPKGFATTTSEYKGKTVMDLVANATSSRIKPIGRLGRNSTGLLLFTNDDKVVDRFTNSNKGVVRLFHLELDKNLKLEDLKKIREGLRIEGKQINVEEIDYVDNRKNEIGIKIKNTGNTILHTIFDYFKYELVKIDCVQIAHLTKKDIPRGNWKILTEQEVQTLMMM; this is encoded by the coding sequence ATGAGTAAACAAAGCGGACAACGTCAAGGAAAATCTAAAGCATCTGGAAATAGCAAATCTTCTGGTAGAGGTGCAGGAAATGTTAAAAGTAAAAGTTTTGCTCGTGGTAATGCTCCAATTAAAAAGCAATCTTCACCAAAAAAAGCGAGTAACTCTAACGAGATTCGTTTAAATAAATATGTAGCTAATGCCGGTATTTGTTCTCGTCGAGATGCAGATGTTCATATTGCAACAGGATTAGTAACTGTAAACGGTAAAGTAGTTACAGAAATGGGTTATAAAGTAAAGCTGGAAGATGAGGTGCGTTACGATGGTGCTCGAATAAATCCAGAAAAAAAGGCTTATGTTTTATTAAATAAACCTAAAGGCTTTGCTACAACAACAAGTGAGTACAAAGGTAAAACGGTTATGGATTTGGTTGCAAATGCAACAAGTTCTCGTATAAAGCCAATTGGTCGTTTAGGTAGAAACTCTACTGGTCTTTTATTATTTACAAACGACGATAAAGTTGTAGATAGGTTTACAAACTCTAATAAAGGCGTTGTGCGTTTATTTCATTTAGAACTAGACAAAAATTTAAAATTAGAAGATTTAAAGAAAATTCGTGAAGGTTTACGTATTGAAGGCAAACAAATAAATGTTGAAGAAATAGATTACGTAGATAATAGAAAAAACGAAATAGGTATTAAAATTAAAAATACGGGAAATACAATTTTACATACAATTTTCGATTATTTTAAATACGAATTAGTAAAAATCGACTGCGTACAAATTGCTCATTTAACTAAAAAAGATATTCCAAGAGGAAATTGGAAAATTTTAACAGAGCAAGAAGTACAAACGCTTATGATGATGTAA
- a CDS encoding mevalonate kinase yields MKGPLFYSKILLFGEYGIIKDSKGLSIPYNFYNGALKTEDNTSAEAIKSNESLKKFTFYLENISSEIVTFEIDKLKEDVNAGMYFDSSIPQGYGVGSSGALVAAIYDKYALNKITVLENLTREKLLQLKAIFSKMESFFHGKSSGLDPLNSYLSLPILINSKDNIEATGIPTQSTSGKGAVFLLDSGIIGETAPMVSIFMENMKQDGFRSMLKDQFIKHTDACVEDFLKGDIKSLFNNTKQLSKVVLNNFKPMIPKQFHDLWKKGIETNDYYLKLCGSGGGGYILGFTQDFAKAKQSLKDYKLEVVYNF; encoded by the coding sequence ATGAAAGGCCCACTTTTTTACTCAAAAATCTTACTTTTCGGAGAATACGGTATAATTAAAGACTCTAAAGGATTATCAATTCCTTATAATTTTTATAATGGAGCTTTAAAAACCGAAGACAATACTTCAGCAGAAGCAATAAAATCTAACGAAAGTTTAAAAAAATTCACATTCTATTTAGAAAACATTAGTAGTGAAATTGTAACCTTCGAGATAGATAAGCTTAAAGAAGATGTTAATGCAGGTATGTATTTTGACTCTTCAATACCACAAGGTTACGGTGTTGGAAGTAGCGGTGCTTTAGTAGCAGCTATTTACGATAAATATGCACTAAATAAAATTACTGTTTTAGAAAACTTAACAAGAGAAAAATTACTTCAGCTTAAAGCTATATTTTCTAAAATGGAGTCTTTTTTTCACGGTAAGTCTTCTGGTTTAGACCCTTTAAATAGCTACTTAAGTTTACCTATTTTAATTAATTCTAAAGACAATATTGAGGCTACAGGAATTCCTACACAAAGTACATCTGGAAAAGGAGCTGTATTTTTACTAGATAGTGGTATTATTGGAGAAACGGCACCAATGGTAAGTATTTTTATGGAAAACATGAAGCAAGATGGTTTTCGTAGTATGCTAAAAGACCAATTTATAAAACATACAGATGCTTGTGTAGAAGATTTTTTAAAGGGAGATATAAAATCGCTTTTTAATAATACTAAACAATTGTCTAAAGTTGTTTTAAATAATTTTAAACCTATGATACCAAAGCAATTTCATGATCTTTGGAAAAAAGGTATTGAAACTAATGATTACTACTTAAAACTTTGTGGTTCTGGTGGTGGAGGTTATATTTTAGGCTTTACACAGGATTTTGCAAAAGCAAAACAATCACTTAAAGATTATAAATTAGAAGTTGTATATAATTTCTAA